A window of Sodalis praecaptivus genomic DNA:
GCCAGAACCGGGTGGCGCTGGACAGCAGCCAACTGGATGACTACACGGAAATCGACAACACCGTCACCCGGGTGGTACCGACGCGCGGGGCGCTGGTGAAAGCGAACTTCAAGGCGCGCAGCGGGGCGCGGGCGCTGCTGACGCTGACGCGCGGCGGCCGGCCGCTGCCGTTCGGCGCCACGGTGTCCAGCGGCGACAACAGCGGCATCGTCGGCGACGACGGACAGGTGTATCTGTCCGGCCTGCCGAATGCAGGGGTGCTAACTGCGCAATGGGGCGCGCAGCCGGACCAGCAGTGCAAGGTGCACTACCGGCTTCCGGAAACGAACCCGCAGACGCCGGTGATACAGATGGCGGCGCGCTGCGAGTAATACGGCGCCGGCATCGTCGGCGAACGCGCCGGCATCATCGACGAACGCGCCGGCAGCATCGGCGAACGCCCGGAAGCATCGGCGAACGCGCCGGCAGCATCGGCACGCGTCAGCAACTCAGGAGAATGCACCAGCAACATCAATGCACGCGCTAGCAACTCAGGAGAATGCACCAGCAACATCGTCGAATGCACTAGCAACATGGCGTGAGACGGGAAGACGGCATTACGCCGACACACATTCTAAACCGGGTGCTTAGCACCCAACTAACCGGGTGCAGGGCACCTAACTTAATAAAAGGAAATGAAACATGTCATTGATTGTACGTAAAAACACCCTGGGCCTGATTATCGGCTCACTGCTGGCCACCACCGGCCTGGCGCACGCCGCAGATACGGCCCAAATCGATATCACCGCCACGGTAGAAGCGAATACCTGCACGCTGGAGAGTGGCAGCAAACAACAGGGTGTCGACCTGGGCCACGTCGCCATCGATAAACTGAAAGCGGGCACGACGCCGGAGAAAGCATTCTCGTTGCAGCTGACCGGGTGCAGCGATTCCGCCAGCAAGGTCATTGTGACCTCGACCTCAGAGGCCGCCGCCGAAGGGTCGGACGCCTTCAAAGTCACCGACGCCGCATCCGAGACCGACGCCAAGGGCGTGGGCGTGAAGATTATGGGCGGGGACGATACCAAAACCACGCTGGTCCCGGGGGGGGAAGGTGTGGAGTATAACCTTGACCTGACGGGGGGTAACGACATTCCCCTGGACTTCACCGCGCAGTTGGTCACGGTGGGTGACGTCAACGCGGTGTCGGCCGGTGCGGTCAACGGGGCGGTAACGCTGAACCTGGAATACCAGTAAGACAACGGCAAGCACTCACAGGGAAGTGAGTTGGCGGCCCAGGGTCACGGTGGTGAACGCGCAAGAGCGGCACGGATGGGTCCGACCGCTCTGATGCACGCTCAGCGCGGATTATCAGGCAGTATTTGCAAAACGGGATGTGAAGAGCATGTATAGCATCGGTCAACACCCCGCTGGCGGGCGGGCAAAACATCTTCTGGCGGCGGCCATCGGTATTATCTGCTGCTGCCAGCCCGGTCTTGCCATGACCATAGATGCTTCGGCGGTAGTGGAGGTGCCCGTACCCGATTTACAACTGTGGGCTAAGGGCGGTTACCCGACCACCGACAGCCACACCGGCTTCACGCGTATGATGCTGATCCCAAACGGCAGCAACCCCGGGGTCGGCGGATACGCGAACGTAGTCGTCACCACCAACCAGGGCTCGTTCAGCGTTAGGCTCCCCCTGTGCCAGGACGCAGATCAATGGGCATGCTGGGATAATCCCAGTTATTGGGTGGACGTGCCCGCCTTTGACGGCCAGTCCGTAACGGGAGGAGACAACCCGGTGATCACCGGGTTTACGGTAAGCGGCTCTCTGCAAAATCTGACGGGGAAAGCGCTGTCGATGATGGTGAAATTACAGGTATCGGATAATAACGGTTGGGGGAGCTCGGCGAATGGTTTTTCTACGATAGGCCATGCCACACTTCCCGCAGCGCCGGTTTGCTCCGTGGACGTCAATCCCACCGCCACCTTCGGCCCGCTGGGAACAGGCCAAACGGCAGCGCCAATACAGATTACCTCCAACTCGGTTGGCGACGGCCATATCACCTTTACACCCGATGCCCATGATGACAACGGCGGGCTTCTCCAGAACGACCACGGCAACACCCTCAGCTATGGGGTGGTGAATTCAGCGTCCAGCGTTGCCGACTGGCAGGCCGCTGAAGCCCGGTGGCGGGGTGACCAGAGCGATGATTATGCCGTCGAGCTGGATAAGATCCCCTCCACGGCCCAGCCCGGGGCCTATAGCGGAAGGCTGCAAGTGACGCTGGCATGCGACTAGCGCTCAAAGCGGTGCGCCCGCGGCACCGGCCTGCGCCCGCCGGCGGAAATTCGTGAGGAACGAGATTGTTATGACCCCGCAATAATTATGCAAAAATAAAATCAAGGTACTCTGTCATGCAAAAAAGCAAATCTCTTTTCCTTTCTATGGCGTCTATCATTGTGCTTATCGCGACGCCGAGCAGCGGGTTCGCGACGACAATATCCAGTTTATCAGGTCATGTTTATGAAAATACGCAACCGTTGGAAACCTGGTTTTACCCTACTTCATTTGAGGTCACCCACACGGCTGAGACCACAGACGCTTGTCTTATCTTAAAGACATCGGCAATTACTGAGAGCAATAGCGTCGCCGGTATTGTTGAAGGTGATGGAACGATAGAAATCACGGATACAGTACATATCAATTGGAAAATAAAATTATCAGCGACAGTCGATCCTTTAGCCTGTCCCGGCGTTAGAGAGTGGAAAGGAAGCGTTACCGCAACCTTGATAAGACCCGACGATGCCGGTGGCGCGACAGGCCGCAAACCCATCACTATAGAGTATGATCTTACCCCTACAAGCTGCGCGGTGGATGTGGTTTCTCACATCGATTTTCCGAAAATAAGTCGAGTGGGGACCATTCAAGACGTCAATATAACCTCAGGCGCTGAGGGTGAAGGAACCTTAACTTTTGAACCAAGCTTGAAACACACTAACGGCGGTTGGCTGCAAAATGGCGATAGCCACATAGTTTATAACGTTACCAACACCGACTACGATGTCGCCGCGTACAAATGGACCGGCGATTTGCAATCGGAGCACGCTTTGCACCTATCCGGGGTAACCTCTGCCACGCCAGCGGGGACCTATGAGGGGGCGATGACCGTGACCGTCGCCTGTGATTAACAAACCGCGTGGCTAGGGACTCGGGGGCGCCTTGGCGGGTAACCGAGAGCCGCGCCGCGCAGGCGCTGACTGGAAGCGACGATTCCGCCTGCACCCTGGCCAACGGGAGACCGGCGTGAGCCCCGACTGAGCGCAACGCGCCCTGAAGCGGTATTGCGCCTGCTGTTTGGCGCACAGGCCCCACATCCCCCGCAGTGTGATAAACCTCTCTCTCTATTGTTCTGCAACACAAAAATTTCTGTACAACTGCCCAGTTTTTCGTGTTTGGGCACATAGGTTATTTTATCGACAAGTCTTAGAATACTCCCCAATACAAATAAGCTAGCAATAAGGAAATCATTATTGGTTTTAAGTTTTTTTAAAAAATAATATTAGCACAACGTAACTATAACTTCATTGATAAGTGCATATCCCGCCAGAATGGGTTTTGCATTAGCACTCTATTGTCGATAACGTATAAAGTATAAGAGGTCTCATTATGCATACCATAGAACCCTTGGCATGGTACGGAGCATTAATCGGTCTTTTTATTGCCATTGCGCTTATTTTAAAAAAAATTAACCCCGTTTATTCACTCTTCCTCGGCGCTATTCTCGGTGCTGTCATCGGTGGCGGCAATCTAGAACAGACCATCGGTCTGCTAACGTCGGGCACGCAGAGTGTTATGGGCACGGTAATTCGCGTGCTGGCGGCAGGAGTACTGGCAGGGGTGATGATGGAATCAGGCGCGGCGGAAACCATCGCTCAGGCCATCGTAAAGAAGATGGGAGAGAGCAAAGCCATTCTGGCCTTAGCGCTGGCCACCATGATTATTACCGCCGTTGGGGTATTTATCCCGGTCGCCGTATTAATTGTTGCCCCCATTGCGCTGTCGGTGGGTAATAAAATGGGCATTTCCAAACTGGCGTTATTACTGGCGCTTTCCGGTGGCGGTAAAGCGGGCAATATTATTTCACCTAATCCCAACACCATTGCCGCCGCGAATGGCTTCCATCTGAATTTAAGCGACGTGATGATTGCCGGTTTTATTCCTGCGGTATTTGGTCTAATCATGACGGTTATCGTTGCTTCCATGCTAAAAAATAAAGGCTTCAGAGTAAGCAGCGATGAGGCGGCGGCCGCTTACGGTACGCAAAGTGCCAAAAACGAAAAAACCTATCCAACCTTGGGCAAAGCCATCGTCGCTCCCGCGGTGGCCGTTATCCTGCTGATGATCAATCCGATCGGTTCTATTTTCCATCTAAGCGCTCTAACGGCATTCAAACTGGACGCGATGTATGTCCTGCCGATCGCCGGTATCGTCGGGCTGATTACCATGGGGCAAAAGCACAAAGTCATTGCTTATACCGCCTCGGGGCTGGAGAAGATGACCGCCACCGTGCTCATTCTTATCGGCGCTGGCGCGATTGCGGGTTTGATTGCCGCGTCCGATCTCTCCACGCAGGTAGTACAACTTATTCATATCATGGGCATTTCCGGAACTTTCCTGGCGCCCATCTCCGGCATTTTGATGGCGGCGGCCACGGCCTCGACGTCAACCGGAACGATATTGGCGACCGGTACCTTCGGTCACGCCATTGCCACTATTGGCATTGCGCCCATCGCCTCAGCCGTCATGGTGCATACCGGGGCGACGGTCATCGACTCCTTGCCGCAAGGCAATTATTTCCACGTAACGGCTCAGAGTATGAACATGTCGATCAGACAACGTATGGGCCTGCTGCCCTATGAAGCGATGGTCGGCGGCACCATGACCCTGGTCGCGACCGTGCTGTACGGCTTTATTCTCTAGTAGAAGGCAACCCCAATGAAGAAAGCGACATTTGTATTAGCGCCTGACTCCTTTAAGGAAAGTATGACGGCGAAAGAAGTATGCACCGCAATGGAGAAAGGCCTGCGTAAGGTGTTTCCAGAAGCGAACTTTGTTCATGTTCCCATGGCTGACGGCGGCGAAGGCACCACTCAGTCGCTGATTGATGCCACCAACGGCCGTCTTAATGCATTAAACGTAACCGGACCCTTGGGAGAAATGGTCCAAGCCAGCTATGGCATTATGGGGAATGGCGACATTGCCGTGATTGAGATGGCCTCAGCCAGCGGTATTCAATGGGTCAATAGGGATTCAAAAAACCCGCTTATTACCACGACCTATGGTACCGGCGAACTGATTCGCGCCTGTTTGGATAAAGGCATTAAGAAAATCATTCTGGGCATTGGCGGTAGTGCGACCAATGATGGCGGGGCGGGTATGGCGCAAGCGCTGGGCGTGCGTTTTTATGACGAAGCGGGCAACATCTTGCCCCGCGGTGGGGGCGCCTTGGGGCGCTTGCAACATATCGATCTTACCGGGTTGGATAGCCGCCTGGCGCAGGTGGATATACAGGTCGCTTGTGATGTGACCAATCCTTTATGCGGTGAACAGGGGGCCTCCGCGATTTTTGGCCCGCAGAAAGGCGCAACGCCGGATATGGTGGCACGGCTGGATGCCAATCTAGCGCACTTTGCCGCGGTTATCCGCCACCAATTGGGCAAAGACGTTGCCAATGTGCCGGGTGCAGGCGCAGCGGGGGGATTAGGGGCGGGATTGATGGCCTTTACCCACTGCACGTTGCGCAAAGGCATTGATATCGTGGTTGAATTTAGCGGATTGCGCAACAAGTTGGTGGGAGCGGATTTCTGTTTCACCGGCGAAGGGCGTATCGACTATCAAACCAAATTCGGTAAAACCCCTTACGGCGTCGCCAGGACCGCCAAAGCGCAAGGCGTTCCGGTGATCGCCGTATCCGGCTGCGTTGGAGATGGGGTTGATGCGCTCTACGGGGAAGGTATCGACACCATCTTTGGCATTATCCCCCGCGCTGACACTATTGAGGCTCTATTGAAAGACGGGCCGATCAATATGGAGCGGGCGTGTGAAAATATCGGCAGGCTGCTAAAAAAAGCCGCGGCATGTTAATAGCGTCGTTTAAAAGGTGAAGAGTATGGCGGAAATCCGTCGACGTACCAAAATTGTCGCTACTCTTGGTCCCTCGACCGATCGCGACAATATTTTGGAGAAAATGATAATGGCTGGCGCCAATGTGGTGCGCTTCAATTTCTCTCACGGCGCGGCAGATGAGCATATTGCGCGTGCCCAAGCCGTGCGCGCGATTGCTCAACGCTTGGGCAAATCCGTGGCTATTTTGGGCGATTTACAAGGTCCCAAAATTCGAGTGTCAACGTTTAAAGAAGGTAAAGTCGCTCTGCGTAAGGGGGAGACTTTTATCTTAGATGCCTTATTAGATAAAGGCCAGGGCGATAATACTCGAGTGGGAATCGATTATAAAGCATTGCCACGCGACGTGGCGGCAGGTGATATTCTGTTGCTGGATGATGGTCGTATTCGGTTGGGCGTGTCCGATATTGTCGGCGAGAAAATCGTCACCCGCGTGATCGTGGGCGGAATACTCTCGAATAACAAAGGGGTGAATAAGCTCGGTGGCGGTCTTTCCGCTGACGCGCTAACGGAAAAAGACCAAGCGGATATTCTACTCGCAGCCAAAATGCATGTGGATTATTTGGCGGTTTCGTTCCCGCGCACCGGTGATGACTTACGCCGGGCGCGCCGTTTGGCGCGTGAAGCGGGTTGCCAGGCGGCCATTATCGCTAAAGTGGAGCGCGCTGAGGCCGTGGCCACGCCGGAAAACATGGATGATATGATCCGCGCCGCCGATGCCATTATGGTGGCCCGTGGCGATCTGGGTGTGGAAATAGGTGATGCCGCGTTGATGGGAGTACAAAAACGTTTAATACAACGAGCGCGACAATTAAACCGCGTGGTGATCACCGCAACGCAAATGATGGAGTCAATGATTGCCAGCCCCATGCCGACGCGGGCTGAAGTGATGGACGTGGCCAATGCGGTACTGGACGGTACGGATGCGGTGATGCTTTCGGCCGAAACCGCCGCGGGCAACTATCCTGTCGAAGCCGTAGCGGCGATGGCGAACGTCTGCCTGGGAGCAGAGAGCAGCCCGCAAGTCACCCCCTCAAAGCACCGCCTCGATGTAGAGTTTACCAACATCGAGGAGATGGCGGCGATGGCGGCCATGTACGCGGCGAATCATTTGCAGGGCGTTAAAGCCGTCATCGCGATGACGGAGTCGGGACGCACCGCCCGCATGATGTCTCGCATAAGTTCTCGGATACCGATTTATGCGTTATCGCGCCATACCGCCACCTTGAATCAGGCCGCGCTGTATCGCGGCGTTACACCCCTGCCGTTCAAGGGCCGCGCTGTAGGCGTGGGCTCGGCACAAGATGCTATAGCGCTGCTGAAAGCGAACGGTGCTCTGGCCCCAGGGGATAGCGTTATCCTGACACAAGGGGACAGCATTGGGAAAATTGGCAGTACCAATACATGTCGTATTTGTCTGGTGGAATAAGCATCTATTATTATC
This region includes:
- a CDS encoding fimbrial protein — encoded protein: MSLIVRKNTLGLIIGSLLATTGLAHAADTAQIDITATVEANTCTLESGSKQQGVDLGHVAIDKLKAGTTPEKAFSLQLTGCSDSASKVIVTSTSEAAAEGSDAFKVTDAASETDAKGVGVKIMGGDDTKTTLVPGGEGVEYNLDLTGGNDIPLDFTAQLVTVGDVNAVSAGAVNGAVTLNLEYQ
- a CDS encoding GntP family permease — encoded protein: MHTIEPLAWYGALIGLFIAIALILKKINPVYSLFLGAILGAVIGGGNLEQTIGLLTSGTQSVMGTVIRVLAAGVLAGVMMESGAAETIAQAIVKKMGESKAILALALATMIITAVGVFIPVAVLIVAPIALSVGNKMGISKLALLLALSGGGKAGNIISPNPNTIAAANGFHLNLSDVMIAGFIPAVFGLIMTVIVASMLKNKGFRVSSDEAAAAYGTQSAKNEKTYPTLGKAIVAPAVAVILLMINPIGSIFHLSALTAFKLDAMYVLPIAGIVGLITMGQKHKVIAYTASGLEKMTATVLILIGAGAIAGLIAASDLSTQVVQLIHIMGISGTFLAPISGILMAAATASTSTGTILATGTFGHAIATIGIAPIASAVMVHTGATVIDSLPQGNYFHVTAQSMNMSIRQRMGLLPYEAMVGGTMTLVATVLYGFIL
- a CDS encoding glycerate kinase, which produces MKKATFVLAPDSFKESMTAKEVCTAMEKGLRKVFPEANFVHVPMADGGEGTTQSLIDATNGRLNALNVTGPLGEMVQASYGIMGNGDIAVIEMASASGIQWVNRDSKNPLITTTYGTGELIRACLDKGIKKIILGIGGSATNDGGAGMAQALGVRFYDEAGNILPRGGGALGRLQHIDLTGLDSRLAQVDIQVACDVTNPLCGEQGASAIFGPQKGATPDMVARLDANLAHFAAVIRHQLGKDVANVPGAGAAGGLGAGLMAFTHCTLRKGIDIVVEFSGLRNKLVGADFCFTGEGRIDYQTKFGKTPYGVARTAKAQGVPVIAVSGCVGDGVDALYGEGIDTIFGIIPRADTIEALLKDGPINMERACENIGRLLKKAAAC
- the pyk gene encoding pyruvate kinase, with the translated sequence MAEIRRRTKIVATLGPSTDRDNILEKMIMAGANVVRFNFSHGAADEHIARAQAVRAIAQRLGKSVAILGDLQGPKIRVSTFKEGKVALRKGETFILDALLDKGQGDNTRVGIDYKALPRDVAAGDILLLDDGRIRLGVSDIVGEKIVTRVIVGGILSNNKGVNKLGGGLSADALTEKDQADILLAAKMHVDYLAVSFPRTGDDLRRARRLAREAGCQAAIIAKVERAEAVATPENMDDMIRAADAIMVARGDLGVEIGDAALMGVQKRLIQRARQLNRVVITATQMMESMIASPMPTRAEVMDVANAVLDGTDAVMLSAETAAGNYPVEAVAAMANVCLGAESSPQVTPSKHRLDVEFTNIEEMAAMAAMYAANHLQGVKAVIAMTESGRTARMMSRISSRIPIYALSRHTATLNQAALYRGVTPLPFKGRAVGVGSAQDAIALLKANGALAPGDSVILTQGDSIGKIGSTNTCRICLVE